GTCTGAACAAGCGTAAAAAAATCCATTGGCTTACCGAAAGAGATCAAACCGCGGATCGCGGATCAACTGACGAGCAGTAGCAGTCTGACTGGGTAGATAGTGATAGCCACGAATAATCGCCGCCGGCACCCGATCTATCTTGCCCATGACCAGCTCGGCGGCGGCAGCCAGTTCATCGGCAACAGCGATTAACGTTGCCTGCATCGTGTACCCATACGGATCGGCGACGCCGGCAAAATCGTGGAGCGGCAGCATCCCGGCGACCCCAATCGCCACATTCACCTGTCCCTCGCGCCATGGCCGACCGAAGGTGTCGGTAATAATTACGGCTGGTGCGTAGTCGTAGCGCCGGGCCAACCCTTCACGCAGGGCAGCGGCACTGGCGTCGGGATCGAGCGGCAACAACGCCAGCCGCCGCCCACCATCCACATTTGACTCGTCAACACCACTGTTGGCACACACCAGACCATGGCGGGTTTCGGTGATGAGGACGCCATTCGCCATCTTCACGATGCGCTTACTTTCGCGCAGCACCACCTCTTGATAACGGGCATCTTTCTTCGCGGTACGGGCGATCTCTTGCGCAAAGGGTGATGGCTCGATGGTTGATGGATCGACCAGACGACCCTCGGCCTTCGAGACAATCTTCTGCGTGACGACCAGAATGTCGCCCTGTTCGAGGCCGCCTGCGGCATCGATAGCCGTAGCCAGTATTGCCACCAGGTCATCACCCGGCTGCACCTCACCGATCCCGCGCAACGGCAAAATCCGTATCTCACCTTGCATAACGCCTCACGACCAGTAGCGTCCGGCGATTGGGGCCAAACGCTCTTTCACGGCTGCCGGAATATGATCGGGATGAGTAACAATAGCATAGCGTAGTGCATCGTGTGCCGGGCTGGTAAAGTTCTCATCAATCTGGGCCACAGCGTGACGCACAATCTGCTGCGAGAGGTTTACGTTCGCGCTCAGCACCTTTATCACCTGCTCGGCGGTCACGGCATCGTGTTCGGGATGCCAGACATCGTAGTCGGTGACCATAGCCAGGGTGGCGTAGGCAATTTCGGCTTCACGGGCCAGCTTTGCTTCGGGAAGCGCCGTCATCCCGATCAGGCTATGACCACGGCGACGGTTCTCTTCGCTCTCGGCTTTGGTCGAGAATTGCGGCCCCTCCATGACCACCAGTGTTCCGCCCTGATGGACAACCGCGCCGGCAGCCTGCGCCGCATGCAGCAGAATATTGCTCAGATACGGGCAGAATGGACGATCAAAGGCCACGTGCGCCACTACGCCGCCCTCGAAGAAGGTTGCCGGACGAATGCCCTTGGTGCGATCAAAAATCTGATCGGGAATCACGGCGTGGCCGGGGGCATAATCCTCGCGGAGCGAACCAACTGCACTTACCGAGATCAACGCCCGCACTCCCAACAGCTTAAACGCATAGATATTCGCCCGTGCCGGCACTTCGCTGGGGTTCAGGCGATGACCACGCCCATGCCGCGGTAGGAACGCCACCCGCCGCCCTTCCAGTTCACCGATGATAAACGCATCGCTCGGATCGCCGAACGGTGTAGTCAGGCGAACCTCTTCCGGGTTTTTGAGGTCGGGCATGGCATAGAGACCGCTACCACCAATCACACCGATTGTTGCGCTATGCATGGGGAATGCTCCTTTGTCTAGCAGACTACGCCATAGAGCAGTATACCGCAGGGGGCGCGGGGTGACAAGGTGACGGGGTGAAGCTCCGTGACCAGGGTGGTGCTGGGCTACGATTGATTGTGGGTGGCAGGGAAGCTGTGCGCACGAGGGGGTGGTACCTGTGACGAGAACCTGTTTCAAAAACATCTCCTATGAAGGTATCTCATTCATTGCCGACCGATTCCTTGATCGTGACGAGTACACCCGGCACCCACGTAACCAGCCGGGTCAACGACGTGACACGTGCCAGATTGTGAGCACGGCTGGCGCGGCAGCATGGCTGCCGCACGCCAAACCACGCCACACGCGGATGATGAGCGATCAAGGCAACCTATGCAGCGCGTGATAGTACCGGAGATGGTTATGAGAACACGACAGTACAGCTTTTTATGAAATTAGGTTCGGGTCTCCGCACAGAGATTGACTTGGCACCGTGAGTGCAGGACTCCACAGACATCAGTACTCATTCTGAAAGTTTCTCCCGTTGCTACAATACGAGTGAAACGTTGGGTATACAACAGGACGGCAACAATGTCTGGCAAGCAACCATCACCCGCAACCCTGGTCGGCCTATGTGTGGCGCTGGGTTTGCCCTTCATCCTGACCCTGGTGTCAGGTGGACGTTCGGAGGTGTTGTGGGACACTCCGCGCACCGTACTTATCATCGCTCAGGAATGGGTCGTTACGATTATTTTGATCGGCATCGTGATCTTCTGGGAGCGCCGACCGTTGGCGTCTATCGGGATCGTGCGCACGACGTGGCGCGATGTCTTGTGGGGACTGGGAGGTTTCGTGGTCGGTGCGCTCTCGTTTGTTACTACCATCCCGCTCGTGACGGCGTTGGGGCTGGGAACAACTACCACCGGTATTAATCAGTTGGCGCAGACCCCAATCGCGCTACGGGTGGCAATCGTGATCACCGCCGGGATCACCGAAGAGATACTCTTTCGCGGCTATCCGATTGAGCGCTTTACCGAAATGACCGGCAAGCCGTACTGGGGAGCAGGGATTGCCTACCTCGCTTTTGTGCTGCTCCATATTCCCTTTTGGGGATTGGGTGGCACTATCCAGATCGGGGTCTGGTCGCTGCTTGTAACCGGTCTTTATGTCTGGCGGCGAAATCTGCCGGCCTGTATGGTGATGCACGTGTTGAATGATGCGTATGCGTTTATCTTGCTCCCGGAATTGTTCGCGCAGTACCTGCCACAGTGAGGGGCATCGGTTAGATCGTATTTGTGAGCTATCGATAGGGTGTCGGATTATCTCGCGAAGGGCAATGTCCTACAGTGCAATA
This genomic window from Chloroflexus aurantiacus J-10-fl contains:
- the cofE gene encoding coenzyme F420-0:L-glutamate ligase, producing MQGEIRILPLRGIGEVQPGDDLVAILATAIDAAGGLEQGDILVVTQKIVSKAEGRLVDPSTIEPSPFAQEIARTAKKDARYQEVVLRESKRIVKMANGVLITETRHGLVCANSGVDESNVDGGRRLALLPLDPDASAAALREGLARRYDYAPAVIITDTFGRPWREGQVNVAIGVAGMLPLHDFAGVADPYGYTMQATLIAVADELAAAAELVMGKIDRVPAAIIRGYHYLPSQTATARQLIRDPRFDLFR
- the mtnP gene encoding S-methyl-5'-thioadenosine phosphorylase translates to MHSATIGVIGGSGLYAMPDLKNPEEVRLTTPFGDPSDAFIIGELEGRRVAFLPRHGRGHRLNPSEVPARANIYAFKLLGVRALISVSAVGSLREDYAPGHAVIPDQIFDRTKGIRPATFFEGGVVAHVAFDRPFCPYLSNILLHAAQAAGAVVHQGGTLVVMEGPQFSTKAESEENRRRGHSLIGMTALPEAKLAREAEIAYATLAMVTDYDVWHPEHDAVTAEQVIKVLSANVNLSQQIVRHAVAQIDENFTSPAHDALRYAIVTHPDHIPAAVKERLAPIAGRYWS
- a CDS encoding CPBP family intramembrane glutamic endopeptidase, which translates into the protein MSGKQPSPATLVGLCVALGLPFILTLVSGGRSEVLWDTPRTVLIIAQEWVVTIILIGIVIFWERRPLASIGIVRTTWRDVLWGLGGFVVGALSFVTTIPLVTALGLGTTTTGINQLAQTPIALRVAIVITAGITEEILFRGYPIERFTEMTGKPYWGAGIAYLAFVLLHIPFWGLGGTIQIGVWSLLVTGLYVWRRNLPACMVMHVLNDAYAFILLPELFAQYLPQ